GAAGATCCGCAATTTATGAAAGAAGTGCAGAACGTAATTCTTCAACAATACAAAGTGGCGGAAGTTGCGGTCAAAGAAGTGATGGATCGCTTCAGCCGCTTGTTCGAACAGTTGGAAGATCAGGTGATGCAGGATCGTTCGCTGGACATTCGCGATGTCGGCAACCGGCTGCTCAAACACCTCATCGGCACGATGAATGTGTTCGAACCGCCGGCGGACGAACCCTATATCATCGTCGCACGGGAACTGACGCCGTCGCAGCTTGCCCATCTGAATCCGCAGAATCTGATCGGCATCGTCATCATGGCGAGCAGTGCGAATTCACATACGGCGATCATGGCCCGGGCGCTGGGCATTCCGTGTGTCGTCGGCCTGGAGGGGGAACTGCTTGCACCGATCGAAGACGGCGATCAGATCATCATAGACGGCGATCGCGGCCTCATCGATGTGAATCCCGATGAGGAGACGCTTGCGAAGTATGAACAGGAACGTGAGGAATATCGCCGCGAACAGCTCCGTCTGAGCACCATCAGCGATCTGCCGGCGAGTACGATCGACGGCGTACAGGTTAAGCTGCTGGCGAACATCGGCTTTAACCTCGAGATCAAGAGCGCGAATATCCGCCATGCGGAAGGCATCGGCTTGTACCGGACGGAATTCGAATACATGGATCGCTCGACCTGGCCGACGGAAGAGCAATTGTATGAGACCTATCGCTCGATGATCGAGCGCTTGCAGGGCCGGCCCTTCGTCATCCGTACGTTGGATATCGGGGCCGACAAGCGCTTGCCCTATTTTGATCTGCCCGATGAAGATAACCCCTCTCTGGGTTTGCGGGCGATTCGCTTCAGCTTAGCCTATCCGGAGATTTTCCGCACGCAGCTGCGTGCAATCGTGCGTGCGAGCTTGCACGGCCCGATCAAAGTGATGTATCCTTTCATCGCCTCCGTCGAAGAGGTAAGGGAAGCGAACCGTCTGCTGGATGAGGTGAGGACACAGCTCGCTGCGCAGTTAGGCAGGGAGATTCCGCCGCTCAAAACGGGGATTATGGTCGAGATCCCGGCGGCGGGGACGATCATCGATCTGTTGGCCGATGAGGTGGAGTTTTTTAGCATCGGCACCAACGATCTTGTGCAATACATCCTCGCTGCTGACCGGATGAATACGAGGGTTTCTCCGGTATATGACCCGTATCATCCCGCGGTGATTCGCGTCTTTCGGCAGATCGCAGAAGCCGCGCAGCAAGCGGGCAAAACGGTTAGCGTATGCGGCGAACTGGCGGGCGTGCCTGATTATCTACCGGTGTGGCTTGGGCTAGGCATCACGCGTTTGAGCATGGCTCCGCCTGCGATCCTTACGGTGAAGAAGCGGGTACGCAGCCTGTCTGCGGATCGCTGCCGGGAACTGGTCCGTGACCTGTTCACCTGCAAGACCAGTGAGGAGATCAAAGCGAAGATCGCGGAGTTTAATCGGCTTATCGAATGGGAATCATAAATGGTTAGGAGTTAGACAATTGAAAACCTGGTTGCGTATCGTACCAGCGATCATCTGGATGGCGGTCATCTTCTACATGTCTCATCAACCCGGGGAGGCGTTGGATGAGAATGTGATGGTATGGGTGAAGAAGCTGTTTCCGTTCATCCGGGATCTGAATTTTGGACATTTTATCGCTTATTTTATCTTGGCATTATTCGTATATCTTGCTCTCGGGGCTAAATGGCTGAATTGGCGGGGAAGGCTGCTTACCGTCCTGATCTGTGTGCTGTATGGGGTGACGGATGAGTACCATCAGTCCTTCATCCCCGGCCGTTCACCGGATCTTCTCGACCTGCGCAACGATGGGATAGGCGCTTTGATCGCGATGCTGCTTGTCAGCTTGAAGCCGGTCCATCGCTTGTACATCCGGCTCCTCGAAGGTAAAAAGTACTAGACATCTCAGTGCAGGAGATCTCCCCGCTCGGTCGAATAAAGTATGGGATTAGTTTTTGGTTCGGGCGAGGAGGGGAGAGGATGACCATAACTTGTACATGCGGCAGCGTGATGAGATTATCTCTTAGAACCTTGATTTATTCCAGCAAAGTCGAGATCAACAATGTTCCGATCTATACATGTGAATCCTGTCATAGAAGCGAAGTATTCTCCGCCGTGAAAGGCGATTTGACCTCGCTGATCGAACATATCGCTGACTCGCAGGATGAGCCGTCGAAGATCCGCTTCGATGAATGCAATGAGCTGGCCTTCTTGCTGATGAAAGCATCGGATCAAGAATTGCTTCATGAATCATTAATGAATATAATCGAAGAGAGAATCAATGAATTACTGGACATGTTGCTGCTCGCCAAGTCTCTGAACGATCCTGCGTGGGTCGAGGAACTTAGAGGCAGATTGCGACAGATTTCGGACCATTATGTCATATCCGGCACCTTGGGCAGGGATCACTGATCGGGATCAACTGATCCTTCCTGCCCGCGGGCATTGCATCTCATCGCAATTTGTCGTATGATATCGGTAACCCATATGTACGTTTTTTCACGTATCTATACACGTATCATTCTATTAAAGTAACGGAGAGAAGCAAATGACAGTAACAATTTATGATGTAGCTCGAGAAGCAGGTGTGTCGATGGCCACTGTATCTCGAGTGGTCAACAACAACCCGAACGTAAAACCACAAACACGCAAGAAAGTCTACGAAGCGATCGAACGTCTCGGATATCGGCCGAATGCGGTTGCCCGCGGTCTCGCGAGCAAACGGACGACGACGGTAGGCGTCGTCATCCCGGATATCTCGAATGCGATCATTGCGGAAGTAGCGCGGGGGATTGAGGATATCGCGAACATGTATCACTACAACATCATCCTCTGCAATGCGGACATGCGCAAGGAGAAGGAGATCCGCGTGATCAACACCCTATTGGAGAAACAGGTGGACGGACTCTTGTTCATGGGCGGCTTGGTGACGGAAGACCATATCCAAGCGTTCCGCACGTCTAACGTTCCGGTTGTGCTGTGCGCAACCAGCGATGTCGAACAGAGCGTGCCTTCTGTCGATATCGATCATCAGCTTGCTGCCTATGACGCGGTACAAGCATTGATCACACGCGGCCACAAGAAGATCGCGTTGATCAGCGGCGTGCTGGAGGACTTGACGCATTATTACCAGCGTTATCTGGGTTACCGCAAGGCGCTGGAGGAAGCCGGGATTCCGTTCCGCGAAGACTATGTGCGTATCGGCAACGGCCGCTATGAGTCCGGTCTTGAAGTGATGAATTACTTCATGGAACTGGAAGACCGGCCGACGGCGATCCTCGCAGCCAATGACGAGATGGCGATCGGCGCGATCCATACGGTATTGGATCACGGACTTTCCGTACCCGATGACATCTCGATCATCGGCATCGACAATGTTCGTATGGCGTCGATGGTAAGGCCGCGCCTGTCGACCGTTGCTCAGCCGATGTATGACATAGGTGCCGTATCGATGCGCCTCTTGACCAAGCTCATGAAGAAAGAGCACGTTGAAGAAGAACGCGTGATCCTGCCGCATGAGCTGATCATTCGGGATTCGATCGCAGAGGCCTAAAGGTTACAGGCTAAGGCCTGGAGGGGGGCTGTATAAGCCCCTTTTTTTCTTTTTTTCATACTTTCATGCAATCTACTCGAGCGGTGTCCCGTATGCGTGACAGCGTGTTTGCTGCGTAACAAGGAGGCTGCGGCGTGATTGTGTGTTTGATCCATAATTGAAGTCATATTATCGCTCAAGATCGACAGAAGTGCCAGCTGAGGGCTTTATCCTAATTTTAGGATAAACCTTTTTGTTTTTTCGGATCTTATCCTATATTTAGGACAAGCAAAAGGCAGACCAGAGGAGAAGCGGCTCCCGGGTCTGCTTTTGCAATTCCCCGTATACCTTCGTACGCATAGCATAGTGAACATAAAAGAACCCCCTGACGCTTGTCAGCAACAGGGGGTGAAAGAAGCAGGCGACGAGAGCAACAGGAGCAAGACTTGTTACTCAACATGCACCTGCGCTGAGTAACTTGAGGTACCGTGCGCGTTTACTGCTGCGACCCGATACCATCCGCTGATCGGGAAGGAGATGTATTCGTAATAGGTCTCCGTTGTCGAGCCGATCTTCGCATAAGGGCCGTCCTCGGTGACGGAGTAGTAGATCTCATAACTCGTCACCTTCTCCTGCTCGGGATTCGGATCCCAGCTGAGGGATACGGACGTGCCGCCGCTGCCGGCTGTTGCCGTTACATTCTTCGGCGCGGATGGAGCAGCCGCCGGCCCCTCATCCTGCCCATCGCCGCTGCCCGGCTGAGGCACCGAGCCGTTCAGCGGATCGCTGCTTCCGCCCGGGTCTCCGCCTGGGCCTGGGCTGCTGCCGTCTGCATCGCCATTCTCTCCTTCTCCGCCGATGCCGTTGAACGGAGGAAGGGGAATGCCCGGATCGAAGGCATCGCTGTGGCTGAGCAGCACTTGCGTCGGCGGTGATTCCTTGCCTACGACATCAACGGCGGTGATGTAGTACGTCGCACGCTCATAACTCGGTACCGTGTCTTTGAAGACCGTTTCGTCTCCCGCATAGAGGATCTGTGCGACTTGATAAGGCATGCCGTTCACCGACTTATACAAGCGGTATCCGATGAGATCGGGTGCCTGGGTCGCTTGGAAGGTGATTGTCACCTCACCGGTCTCCGCATTGCGGCTGATCGCCGGCTGTCCCGGCGCAGCAGGGATGAGACCGTCGTCCTCACGCGGATCCACCAGCGTCGGCGCATCCAGATGTGCGTCACGCGGGATATAGAAGCTGAGCGAACGGTTCGGGCGACTGTTCGGATATTTCTCAAACATCTCTTGGATCTCCCGAATCAGCTCGGCAATCGAAGGGTTGCGCCTTACAAGCAGCCGCTTCTGGACAAAATCCCGCGGCGTCTCAGGATGCGGAAGGTAGTTCAATCCGCCGTACCGAACGATTTCCATCTCGACCAGTGCGCTGTCTTCCTTCACCGGGATGTACTTCTTATTGAAGATATCCCGATACAGCATGTTATGCTTGCGCACCAGCTCGCTCGGCAGGTCGCCGGAGACGGAGGAGACGGTCATCTCCACGATTCCGTCCGGTCTCGGGAAGTCCTTCGTCGGGAACAGCTCAGGTCTGGTCTCAATGCTGGTATTCATGATCTTCGCCCAGATCTCCCTTGCCCGGCGCCGGCCTTCCCGGCTGAGCGGTGCCTGCTGGTCGTAACCGATCCACACACCTACGGTTACATCAGGGCTGTATCCGACGAACCAGACATCGTGGTAATTCTGGGTTGTACCGGTCTTCCCGGCGATGGTCGTCTTATCCCAATGTTTGAAGTCGCTCTTCAAGCTTGTCGCGCTTCCGTTCTGGATGACCGTGCGCAGCATATCGGTCATCAGATAGCCGGATTGCTCAGAGAAGACCCTCTCCGGCGTTACTTTATGCTCGTAGACAACTTCGCCGTCCATCGTCGTGATCTTCTCGATGAGGTAAGCATCCTTGAACTCGCCGTAACTGGCGATCGCAGCATAAGCATTCGTGAGTTCTTCGACGGTAACGCCGTATTTCATCCCGCCGATGACTCCCGTGGCTGCGTAGTAGTCGGATTCATCGATCGTGGTGATGCCGAGCTTCTTCGCGAAGTTCAGACCGTTCTCGATGCCGACGATATTGTTATAGATCTTGATTGCCGGCACGTTGTAGGAATGGTTCAATGCGTGACGGGCCGTCATCAAACCGTCGAAACGGAGCAGCACGTTGTTCGGAATATGGAATCCCTTACCGCCGTCGGGCAGGATGATCGGGCTGTCGTCGATGACGGTGGCCGGCTGAATCTTGCCGTCCTCGATTGCCGGCAGGTATGCAGCGATCGGTTTCATCGCCGATCCCGGCTGCCGTTTCATCTGCGTTGCATGGTTCAGCTGCTCGATATTGTAGTCACGCCCCTCGATCATGGCGAGGATCGCGCCGGTTTCGTTGTCGATCATGATCGCTCCGACTTGCTCGACACCATTCTCTTCGTCATCCGGTGAGAAATTCTCCGGATTGGAGGCTAGTTCTTGGAGCGCTTCATAGATATTCTTGTCCACCGTCGTATAGATCTGGTAACCGCCGTTCAGCAGTTCCTTGTGTGTGTCATTCAACAGATCTTCATACTGCGGGTCGGACAGGTCATCCATCGTCAGCCCCGGGTTGTTCTGCAGGGCAAGGATCTTCGTCGCCCGCTGTTCCACTTCCAGCATCAGGAACGGATACTTGTTATACGCCTTCTGACTAGGCGGGGCTAAGGAAGAACGAATATCAAAGGCCAGCGCTTCTTCGTATTCCTCTTCCGTGATCTTGCCTTCTTGCAGCATCCGGTAGAGAACGACCCGCTGTCTCTGCATCGCTCTGTTGAATCCTTCTTCCTTGAAAGCACCGGTGCCGGTAAACGCCGAATAGGTATGGGGCGCTTGCGGCAAGCCAGCCAGATAGGCCGCTTGTGCGATGTTCAGCTCATCCAGTTCCAGGTTGAAGATCCCGCGGGCCGCTGCTTTGATGCCGTATACTTGATACCCCGTGGAACTTGCTCCAAAGGGGATCTTGTTGAGATAGCCGATGAGGATCTGCTCCTTAGAGAGATAGCGCTCCATGCGCATCGCCAGCAGGATCTCCTTAAACTTGCGGCTGTGTGTTTGTTCCAGGGACAAGAACAGATTCCTTGCGAGTTGCTGGGTGATCGTGCTGCCGCCGGTCTGTCTGCTTTCATTCAGGAATTGCTGGCGGACGGCACGCAGCGTCGCACCGATATCGATGCCTTTGTGTTCCATGAAGTCATTGTCCTCTACAGCGAGGAAGGCATCGACGACGATCTGCGGCACTTCCTTGTCGATGCTTGTGATCGGCTGCCTATCGACTTCCGAGCGCAGCTGTCCCATCAGTTCCGGTTCGCCTGTGCCGTCATCCCGGAAGTAGATGTAGCCGGTCTCGCTGTTCTGGTAGAGAGCCGTGATAATCTCCTCGCGCGAGCGGAGGGGATCGTCTTTGACGAGGGCGGATACATAGCCGTAGAGCACCCCGAAGACGGTGACTCCGCCTAAGCAGGCGACGAGGAGCAGCCATTTTAAGCTGTGAAGGATGATTAACAGCGCTTGTTTCGTTCCATTTATCGCTTTGTCCGATTTTTTCTTCGATGATGGTTTCTTCGTTGCATCGCGTTGATTCGTATGTTGAGTAGTCATAATTGACCTCCTGTAATAACCTGTTCCAGACAGATCGACCGACAAGCTGCCGAACATCGAAAAATAGGGAAAATAAACACGTTTCATTATACCATAAACGAGAAATGAAGCATATATAGGCCGCTTGTCGCATATCATGCACGC
Above is a genomic segment from Insulibacter thermoxylanivorax containing:
- the ptsP gene encoding phosphoenolpyruvate--protein phosphotransferase, which codes for MRYHAIGAAPGIAYGRAFNLPQWEYELPDRIIDAAQLGQEMQRLYEGISISKSEIEELKQEISPYFGEDELRIFDAHIAILEDPQFMKEVQNVILQQYKVAEVAVKEVMDRFSRLFEQLEDQVMQDRSLDIRDVGNRLLKHLIGTMNVFEPPADEPYIIVARELTPSQLAHLNPQNLIGIVIMASSANSHTAIMARALGIPCVVGLEGELLAPIEDGDQIIIDGDRGLIDVNPDEETLAKYEQEREEYRREQLRLSTISDLPASTIDGVQVKLLANIGFNLEIKSANIRHAEGIGLYRTEFEYMDRSTWPTEEQLYETYRSMIERLQGRPFVIRTLDIGADKRLPYFDLPDEDNPSLGLRAIRFSLAYPEIFRTQLRAIVRASLHGPIKVMYPFIASVEEVREANRLLDEVRTQLAAQLGREIPPLKTGIMVEIPAAGTIIDLLADEVEFFSIGTNDLVQYILAADRMNTRVSPVYDPYHPAVIRVFRQIAEAAQQAGKTVSVCGELAGVPDYLPVWLGLGITRLSMAPPAILTVKKRVRSLSADRCRELVRDLFTCKTSEEIKAKIAEFNRLIEWES
- a CDS encoding VanZ family protein, whose amino-acid sequence is MKTWLRIVPAIIWMAVIFYMSHQPGEALDENVMVWVKKLFPFIRDLNFGHFIAYFILALFVYLALGAKWLNWRGRLLTVLICVLYGVTDEYHQSFIPGRSPDLLDLRNDGIGALIAMLLVSLKPVHRLYIRLLEGKKY
- the ccpA gene encoding catabolite control protein A, translating into MTVTIYDVAREAGVSMATVSRVVNNNPNVKPQTRKKVYEAIERLGYRPNAVARGLASKRTTTVGVVIPDISNAIIAEVARGIEDIANMYHYNIILCNADMRKEKEIRVINTLLEKQVDGLLFMGGLVTEDHIQAFRTSNVPVVLCATSDVEQSVPSVDIDHQLAAYDAVQALITRGHKKIALISGVLEDLTHYYQRYLGYRKALEEAGIPFREDYVRIGNGRYESGLEVMNYFMELEDRPTAILAANDEMAIGAIHTVLDHGLSVPDDISIIGIDNVRMASMVRPRLSTVAQPMYDIGAVSMRLLTKLMKKEHVEEERVILPHELIIRDSIAEA
- a CDS encoding penicillin-binding protein 1A, which gives rise to MTTQHTNQRDATKKPSSKKKSDKAINGTKQALLIILHSLKWLLLVACLGGVTVFGVLYGYVSALVKDDPLRSREEIITALYQNSETGYIYFRDDGTGEPELMGQLRSEVDRQPITSIDKEVPQIVVDAFLAVEDNDFMEHKGIDIGATLRAVRQQFLNESRQTGGSTITQQLARNLFLSLEQTHSRKFKEILLAMRMERYLSKEQILIGYLNKIPFGASSTGYQVYGIKAAARGIFNLELDELNIAQAAYLAGLPQAPHTYSAFTGTGAFKEEGFNRAMQRQRVVLYRMLQEGKITEEEYEEALAFDIRSSLAPPSQKAYNKYPFLMLEVEQRATKILALQNNPGLTMDDLSDPQYEDLLNDTHKELLNGGYQIYTTVDKNIYEALQELASNPENFSPDDEENGVEQVGAIMIDNETGAILAMIEGRDYNIEQLNHATQMKRQPGSAMKPIAAYLPAIEDGKIQPATVIDDSPIILPDGGKGFHIPNNVLLRFDGLMTARHALNHSYNVPAIKIYNNIVGIENGLNFAKKLGITTIDESDYYAATGVIGGMKYGVTVEELTNAYAAIASYGEFKDAYLIEKITTMDGEVVYEHKVTPERVFSEQSGYLMTDMLRTVIQNGSATSLKSDFKHWDKTTIAGKTGTTQNYHDVWFVGYSPDVTVGVWIGYDQQAPLSREGRRRAREIWAKIMNTSIETRPELFPTKDFPRPDGIVEMTVSSVSGDLPSELVRKHNMLYRDIFNKKYIPVKEDSALVEMEIVRYGGLNYLPHPETPRDFVQKRLLVRRNPSIAELIREIQEMFEKYPNSRPNRSLSFYIPRDAHLDAPTLVDPREDDGLIPAAPGQPAISRNAETGEVTITFQATQAPDLIGYRLYKSVNGMPYQVAQILYAGDETVFKDTVPSYERATYYITAVDVVGKESPPTQVLLSHSDAFDPGIPLPPFNGIGGEGENGDADGSSPGPGGDPGGSSDPLNGSVPQPGSGDGQDEGPAAAPSAPKNVTATAGSGGTSVSLSWDPNPEQEKVTSYEIYYSVTEDGPYAKIGSTTETYYEYISFPISGWYRVAAVNAHGTSSYSAQVHVE